CCCTGGTGCAGATCAACATATGATTTCCCCATTCTTTGGGCTGGGCATAATCTAGTCCGTCCATTTCGCATTTCTCTGTCCTCTATAACTGGCTTGCGGCTATATACTTCTTCCAAAAGTTTATCATACTCCTCTGGGTCATAAGGCTTTTTGAGGATTCCCATAACACTCTCCATAAACCAAATGCACTGATTTCTAGAAGAATCTTTAACGTCCTCAATGGCATCTACATCCTTGATTTATAAcatgatataaataaataatacgtAAAAGGCGAAAGTTTTAGTTATCAAAAACAAAGTTTCAGTTATCAAAAACACGCAAAAAAAGTTAGCTACAAGCATATTTGTGTACCAATGGAAAAGGATGCATACCGTTACAATATGTTGCTTTGAAAGCACAAAAGGAGTATAATTTGCATTAGCAAATGGATCAGTATCCATCACAATTACTTCAGAATCAGATGAACTCTCTTCATCCTCTTCATATATCACCCTTGCACCACTTTCATGTACAAATACCATATTACCCCCCTCTCTCTTCAGACAATTGAGGAATATTTTGTAGCTCTCATCCATATCACTTTCCATCTCTGGCTTGTGATCATGCTTGGTCCCACCAGCAGCTTCTTGACAAGGCCTTGTTTTACTAAGATTTTCTACTCCGCACCCATTGTGTGACCCATCATCCATTTCATACTTAATAATGACAGATACATCATCATTCAGTGGAACTTCAACCACATATGATTTTCCATCTTCTCTCAAATTTCCAAGGAACATCTTATATTCAGGATCAATATCATCCAAAGCATCATTGTAATCAGCATTATTGTCTGCAGCCCTAGGCTCTACAAACCCACAATCAGTTGTACCGTTCTCTACGGACTGATTGCCACAAGGATCAACCTCAGCAGAATGGTTATCAAAATTGATATCATTAGCAACATTAGCCACATGCTGATCATTACCACCACCACCAAACAGTTCTGAAACAAGAAACTTCTTGTAAtcaacatcatcatcaaattcaaCATTGTTGTTTTCTGTAATTTCCTTGTGCTGCAGATCCAAATCACCACAGGCATTATTATCGTGATTAGAAGCATCACCATTGATGGATTCTTTCTCTATCCATTTATCCCCACTGGTACCATTCTCTACTAACCCATTAACAGCATTGGTATTAACACAATTATCCACAATATTATCAATATAAACAACACTATTATCAACAAACGGTTCTAAAGCTATACAATCCAAATACTTCATGTAATCAGAATCCAAATATTCTCCTTCTTTACTATCATCAATTTCAACATTGTTGCTTTCCAGCACCATCCTGTTCTGAGGATCTGCATCATTATCTAGAGCATCAACAACAGTTAACGACATGTTCTCTGCCAATGCACCACTTCCAGTGTCACCATCATCCTCAGGCCTACGCTTATCGACATGACTATTACCATTTGGTTCTAAAGCTATACTATTGAAATAAGCCGCGTAATCAACATCCATtgcatcatcatcatcactgATCAAAATGTAGCTAGTTTCAGGTAATTTCTTAGAACCCTTATTGCAATTACCTTCACCAGAGCTAATTTTACGACCATGATTGAGCTTGGAATCTTGATAGGCAACAACCCTTCTCTTCCATCGCCTGGCCAACCTCACATCATTACCTAGATCATGCACTTCATCATCATCAACGTCAACCCTGCCCGAACTTCCGGTGCTTCTCCTTTTGCAACCCATTCTACCCAccaaaaaaagacaaaaaaagagAGGTTCTTTCTCGGACTAACAACTAAAATTAGAAACACTAACAACAGGAGGGGAAGAAAGCAAACAAATCATCCATACCCAGAAAAAGCGAGGGGAAAAAAAAGCAAGCTTTTGTCGAAAGCAGAAGCCAAATTGAAAAGTGTTCCTGTCTCAAATATTACTGAAGAACATATCACAGAAACTTAAGTAATTACCTGATAATGTAGATTTCTCTTAAAAATTAAGACAATATAACAGAAGAGGAGCTCAGAAGAGAAGCTCAGAAGAAAAGCACAGGAAACAAACATGGGAGCTTTTCCAGAATTAGGTCTTCCAAGCTTTGACTCATACTGACGGATAGGTCATGTAATTATAGGCATATCAACACGCTGTCGTATTAAATCAGTTATCTAATTTTTCGATGTAAATTCCTTCTACTCATAAGAGTTCATAAATATGCCTGAGTGGGAATGTACTTGTGATTTTATAGTTTCAtacaaatatttattaaaaatttttcaatggaaacaaaaaaaaccttttttgtaattaattgattgattttttttggggctaaaatttatattaaaaacctATATGAATAGGGTTTACAATATCACTTTTTTTGTCAAAGAATATTTACCATATCAATTATCAAATAAAGGATAAACCTCTTATTAAATAAAGAAGCAGaaagaattatatttatttgctGCTATATAAAGATTTAGAAGGTGCTTTGTAAGAGTATGCTGGATTACAAGAAATCTCATAAACAAGGTGCATTTCTAtatctctcttcttaatatttaGCCTGAAAGTATTATTTTGATGtgaatttttttctataaaaaaaattattatttaatttttatatttaaatataaatgatttttatcctatttaatttttatatgcaaatataaataatatttttaaaatttttatcctaTTTATAATAAGATGAAACCCgacttttttattttgttttgtgaAATTAATCATTtcctttatttatattttggaattttaaaaatagaaaaaaaattataattatatttttataaaaagtatgtATTAACtattaatcaaataatatatttttattttaattccttTATGATTTGTTTCACGTGGTGTCATGAAGAGTTTGAATAAACTATGCGACAAGTTCACACAGTCATAAAAATTCCTTTAGCAAATTCCTTTGCTTTAGGAGTTGATGGATGGGAAGGAACTCCGCAGGCTGGGTTTTAATTAGAAAGATATGTTAGGTACTTTGAGACCAAACACCATTAGTAGAGATATGATGGTCAAGtaacatatatgtatatatataatgtaaTAATACACAGCTCACTCACCAAATACCACAAATTGAGTGTAATCATATTAGATTCTAAAATACATTAATGGTGAGATGCCATTGGTCATCAAGGACTTGATGACTTGATGATTGATGGGTATGCAAGAGACCGTAGGTAAAGAGAGATCCTGCAGAAGCTTGAAGAGGTCGGGACATAAAAAATGCACAAAACATCATTCCAATGGCAGGCGTGCTTACTGCTTGTTCCCATATATCGGCATTGAATCAATGTTAAATGGGATTGATGTGGAAATGATTCCTGGTACATCCTTTGCCCAAATGAGCAAGCAAAATGATGGAAAAACTGAAATGATAATACTGACCACCTGCATTTACTAAACCCCACAATGAGGGAAGTTTCATCAATTCATCAaagactaacaactattgatgCAGAACAAATGACTATGCTATTAGTCAACAGAGAATGCCTTGGAAAACCTTTTAGTAAATAGAACAATGCTCAAAGATAAACAGGAAAATCCCTAAAAGGTTGGCCAACAATGCTCAAAGATAAAAGTATCCACACAGGAAAATAATGGAAACAGAAAATTTTCAACTGCTTATGCTACTTCATAGATATGAAATGAACAGATTTGACAAAATCATCGCtttccaccaccaccaccaagcTTGGGGCCCTTTGGTGCAGCACCCTTAGGCACATTGCCCTTGCCCTGTGTTTTTTGTGTTTTGGCCATCAACTCAGCTTTCTTTGCCTTTTTCTCATCTTTAGTTTTCTTGATCCTCTCCTTGATTTCACTGAACATGAAGAAAAACAATTAACTACAAGGTAGCTTCACATCTGGTATCTTAAAACTAAGAGTGAATTAACACGCCATGCTTCGGTCATCAAATATGGAGATAGAATACCGTAATGCAGCTTCCCGAGCAGCATCTCGGACCTCTGGCTTCTCAGTCCTCCTCTTCTGTATGACCTCCAAGGTGGCACCAACTATAGACCTTGAATATGGTTTCTTGGTGGTCCTGCGCTTCTTCTTAACTGCCTCAGCTGCAATGTCCTATAAAAGACAATGATAACAATTTAACATAATGAGAGAGATAATGTGTGTGAAAAGGGGAGGGGCGTGGTTAGAGTTCATGGCACAGATAATTATACCTTCTTGTGTTGTTTCCTGTACATGGCTGTCCAGGTAAGCTTTGAAGGCTTTAGGCGGTTGTGGAAGTACCTCTTGCATTTTGAATTGGCGAAAAggaaaaccttcataaatcataaaaGGCAAACTAGTTTAGGTAATACACATGAGATGAAAAATATAGAGGACCATCATTTGGTTTCTAAATACACTGACAAACATGAGATAACAGTACTTTTAGTAAAGAAAAACACCTGAGAATCAGATCGAACAAATCTGATACCCTTGCCAGGGTAAATCTTGGCACCGCTGAAGCGGCAAAGCTCAGTCCTAATATGCCAAAACCAGTTATAAGATTGATATAACAACTTGATAATAGAAGTATAAAATGAACTCTGACCATGCCAATGAAACCAAACCAAAGATACAGCAGCTGTCGGAGACAAAACCACAGTGCACAGATTGAAAAGTACCAATGCtcaaacaaatataattaagaaaCCAAAACTATAGCATCCCATagtaaacaataaataataacatCTGTACGAAGCTTCATGGAGCCATTGATAGCACAAATCCAAAAAATTTTAGCACATACATCCTACCCACCCACTTCAATTGATAGAGCACCCAGCTTATTcctaaaaaagttttttttttatctaagaTAGACATTTGTTTGGGGGCTCAAGAAAAAAACAGAATAACTACTGCAAATGGCCATGAAGATCATTGAAGTACAAAGACTAAAGATTACTCGCGCTTAACAttctaaattaaatgaaaaaatgaCACCAAGGGTTCAGGATTCAATCTCAGGCCTACAAATTTAATCGTAGGCCTAGTAGACATAAAAAATCAGTTAAATTCAGAGAGAAAGCGAGAGAGAAGCGTACTTGAGAACCATGGTAAGAGGCGGATGATGGCGCGGCCCCTCTGCTTGTGCTCAAAGTCTGAGAAACCCTAAATCATCAGTTCAATTTAAGCTAGGGAAAACCCCAAAAGGACAGGAGCAATGGGCTAAAAGGGTGTCGTTTTAGCATGCGGACTGTATTCTATTTGACTACGGACCAGCCCAATATCTAAGCCTCCACAAATCCAAGGGgctcttatttttaaaaaagaaaaggttgGAAAAATGGTTTTTATTGGGTACAAAGAGAAGGTATCtccaaaattaaactatttaaattcgaatttaatttatattaaaatatttaaatttatattaaattcaattaaaaattaatttaaactatttaaatagtattaaatttaattattattattattattttaataaaatctgaatccatttaattttatatattttaattaataatttatataaaaaatattttttattaataatttttatttaaaaaatttaatatttctaaaaaatatttaaattttaatttttaaataaaaatatatataaaaaattataaatattattataaaatatattttttatattaaattaattatttatataaaaagattaaagtagtggatatttatatataaaatttaaatccgaTCCGAATTTATAAATGGGATATTAATTTTTTGTCTCAAATTCGCTTATAATTATCTAAATCAATTTTATCAGAGATCAATCCAATcgaatactaaaaaatattcgATTTTATGCCATTCCTAACTTttattataatgaaaataaacaaataattaataaaataattgatataattattattttaatgaataaataattatgtaAATCAAATTAAGCTACAAAATATATTCTTTTTTCTTCAAATGAATAACTAACTTCTCCTAATTAATAATTGATGCtcaaataaacacataaaacataatttatttataatttattatttacaatTACTCTACATTATAGTTTTTCATATCATTTTGATGAATTCTccactattatttttttaatatgattctATTATATAAGATTTGTACAATATGACTTAATTTTTTCTAATGGGTAAATATTCTTTATTGATTGAATTTTTAATgctctaaatataaaaaaataaaatcatataaaatattttacatataaaaCAAACAAATTAAACATTATCCTTTAATTAATCTGATTAGCTctatttttgaaatatttttgttttatatgtagaaatattttatatgtaaactttacatgtaaaatatttttttaaactttatatgtaaaaataaaactttaagattaattaattaaaaaaataaaatcatataaaatattttacatataaaaCAAACAAATTAAACTTTTCATCCGTCCCCAGTTTACAGAAAAACCTCGCCTTCTTTCCCCTGACCAGGTATTTGCTTTCTTTTATATGTGAATGGATGTAATTGTTGTGGGCTTCGCCGGAATTGATGGTGCTGGTGCTGACTTGGCAGATTGAACTGGCGAAGATGTTAGTGGATATGGCGCAGAGTCGTCTGTTTCTGCATTGGCCCAAGCCTGGTGTTGAGATGAGGAGAAGAAAGTTTTCTTTGATCAGGTTTCATTCCATATTCGtttttttttcattagtttatttttgatattcagTTGAGAATTTTGTGTTACTTAATTGAGTTATTTCTTGTTAATGTTTAATCAATGCGCCTAGATGCGGGTCTGTTGATAAGAAAAAAGGGTTGGGAATTGTCAAAATGTGAATCCATGGTTTGGTTGCTTTTTAAACCAGTTGTTTTGAAGCTCAATTTGGAAACCTCAGCAATTGTACAGTACCAGATTGAAAGTAACTTCAGGGTTATGCAAACTAAAATTAGCATGATACTTGAAAAATTAGAACTCTTTTTCCCCTTTTAATGAGAAAAAGATAAgtggaagaaagaaaaagaaaaagtaaaagagaaattcaagagCTTATGATGAACTATTGACTAGTCTCAGGTGCTATGTAGTTACAAGCAACTGAACCAGCGCGGCCTTcagtttattatttatttttgttggggttaaaaacgtaattcaaatatttatttgtttatttatttatttatggccTATTGGCCAAAAAATATCTCAATTTTACAAGTTtgcctaaatttttaattttggatcAAAAAGtcataacttttaaatttattgtaattgtagtaattttttaaattaatttttaccatataaataacttaattaatttaaattaaactttagtTAAGACCTTAAATCCCTAATTATCTAAAATTCtcaattaagattttatttaagtacgagagaattaaatattttaattatataatttaagaatttcatataattaagattataaaatatttttaagatgtttAATCAAGTTATTTATgtgataaaaataatgatatataGTATATCGTGTAaggtaatttaaatataattaaaattaacttaaaaagttgttacaattataataaatttaaaagttgaggttttttatctaaaattaaaaatttaaagttgaGATCTTTTTAAACCCATagcactttatttatttatttcctcTAAGTGGGTTATATCAGTATAATTAGATTTTATCTTATCTCCCACCCCATCCactcaaaagaaaaagtaacAACTTGACTTCTCCCAAAAAAGTTTTGTTTATTGTATATGTTTAATCATTCACTCACCATTTGGAATATTTGCTAGAACCACTTATAACATAAAGTAATTTTAAGATCCTCATggctcttttattttctttctcatATAAAGAATCAACTGATGGGATCTAATATATTAATGGCATTCAGTACGCCCATTTGGTTTTTCCATGGCGATGTCCCTTGCATAGCAAGTATGATCATTTGCATGATTTTTGGTTTAGCTATCTGCAGTATCTTGATTCTAGTTGTTCAGTAAAGATGTTGGTTTTAGGTGGGTTCTACTTTTCCAAGATACAAATGGACTTCTATTCAAGGTTTGGCTCCATGATGCCTAATGGTTTTGTCCATGCCTTCACcagtttattaattattataatggaTGTGTTTTGGCtgaagagaaattttatttccaCTTGTAATTTTGCAGGCAATTCCAGCTTCATTGGGTGTCAGTGGCACCAAACAATACCACGTTAACTCTCTTGCTGTTCCTCGGAAAGCTAAAGAAGAAATTGGAGGAATTACCAGGCTTACTCACGCTGATGGTATCATGCATCATTCTTTTTACCAAATTGATGTTGAATTCAGATAACATTCTTTAGATGGCCTGTCATTACAGCAAAACTGTGTCATGATTGCTTTACACGGATAGTTTTTTCAACAGGTTCTGAACTCAAATTTAGAGGGGCTTTTCATGGAGCCAAgcttttttttccccttctgcatcttcttctccttttgttTAGAGGTGGATAGGAGGTGATAAGAGTTGCATTGCTTGGTGTATTGGTAGAAGTTTTGGTTGTGCCTTACTAAGTGATTAATTCTGCTGGAGTTCCATGCTTCTTTTTCCTCCACATGTTGCCTAATTATCAAAGGTAATGCTTCTTGTTGCTGCCGTGAGATGAACAGTCTCACAGTATTTATCTTAGACCTTCTGGATGCAATTTTTGATCTCCTAAGAGATTTTTGCAAACTCACTgacatgcatatacacatatacatatgcAATAACTATTAACAAATATATATTCTAGTATCACTATTTCATGTTACAAGTAAAATTGATTGTCCAGGACGGTTGATGGTGATTAATGTTGAATACAATCAGCTTGATCCTCTGCTTAAAGCGTCTGGGTATCCTGATGGAGATGTCAACTGTGAAACAGGCTACTCTCCTTTCCTGTCAACTGTGAAACAGGCTACTCTCCTTTCCTGGGAAGTATAAACCAAGTAATTTTATGACACAAAAGTATTTTTGTACTCGTTATATCTATGCGAGTTTCTGCTAATGTTCTATATCACAGAGTCTCTACTCAGCTAAAATTTCTGCTAATGTTTTATAGAATGGTCTTATCATTCAATTCATATTGATGCTAGGCATAATAGTTAGCCAGCTGATATGGATTTCACAAGCTTGTACTGGACCCATTTCATTTACTGGATAATAGAATGCAAATGGGTTTGATACATAGGAGAACCATAGAACAGGATCCTTTAATTCTTTTCATCTCTGCCTTCCATCATGATTGAGAGGGTGTAAAAGTTTAATTGTCTGTTAACCCCACAAGATGGGCATTGATGTTGATTTAAATCCAACTATAGAAGCATGGAAATGATCATTCTTACAGTAAATTACATAATTCATATTTTATTGATGATGCAATGACAGAGTTAGTATATactgtaattatttaaaaaatatatattgttatTCATGTGATGTATATAAGGTATTATTCAAATTGTTGCTGTTGTCATAATCTTAAGATGGTGATTAGGCTATACATTGCAATGTTTTCAAATTGTTGAACTCTTGGAATTTTGCCTTAAACTTCCATTTCTTTGCAGTTGATTTTGGAACTTGGTCCTTAtattgaggagctcaagaaaacAGGAGGTGCTATTATGGAGTCTGTTAACCCAAAGTAATGCTTTCTTCTGCTACTTTCTATTTgggtaatatttttttttggctAAATAATAAACTTTGAAAGGTATTTCTACCTTGGCATAGTGGAATAATAGTCCAATTTTTGCTTGATTCTAATTTATGGATATTAGTACATGtgaaatttatttcaattttgggACCTCTTATTACTGCATAAGCAAGGTTAATTAGGTCAGGTCTTTTATTCGTACTTGCTGCAGATACAAAGACGTCAGAAAAACGTCATTCAAGTCTTCAACTCAGCTTGAATGTATGATGCAAGATTATCCAAAAACATTGCCCCCATCAGCAAGGGCTGGATTTACAGTAACTATCTTTTCCagaggaaaataaatttaactaatagCATCCAAATTTTTGTCCATGGGCTTGAGCATGCAGGTCGCTAAGGTGCTTTTATTACTGTTATACTCCTTGCTAAGGTGATGGATACATGGCTTGCTTATGCACCTGTGAAGAACAATCCTTCTTGGTAACCATAACTGTTGCTTTaggaaatttctaaaatttggaATGTGCTGATGAAGATACAGAAAAGGTTAAGAAGCAAGTGTAGGAAGCCTTGACACGGTTAGTCTTCAAAGTTCATTTGGAGATCGGAAAGGCTCTGgaaaattatataaagttaATCTTTTGTTCTGTAGTGGTAGAATTTGTTTGATCGCGATGTTTACATTATTTTGCATCGtacaaaatttaactttttttttgagATGCAAAAGAATTTTCATTAATAAGCATACAAAATTTAACTGAGATACCCTTTTTAATGGGTTGTGAATTCGAGTGAGTGTCACTTCACTTTCAAATTGCTCAGAAAATGATGTTGAAGGTTTAAATTGGATACTTAGGTATTTCTTTCTCTGGCTGATAATATTTGCACCTAATATCTACTTCAGCGCTATGCTGTTTATACCTGCTTAAGTTAAAGCTTAAATGTCAAGTTATAAGCAGTTCTATTACAGCAAGGTTGATGGTGCTTTTTTTTTATCCATACATAGTTGATATAAGTAAAATGATGTGTTTtagatgtttttaatgtatGCATTTGAATGCACCATTTTTCCAACCGtttaattctaatttaattaGTGAAAGGTACTAAAGATGGTTCTCTAGTTATGTCCATCTTACATGTAGGAGCCCCTTCAGGATCTCATTCCTTAGT
This is a stretch of genomic DNA from Manihot esculenta cultivar AM560-2 chromosome 2, M.esculenta_v8, whole genome shotgun sequence. It encodes these proteins:
- the LOC110609545 gene encoding uncharacterized protein LOC110609545, with the translated sequence MGCKRRSTGSSGRVDVDDDEVHDLGNDVRLARRWKRRVVAYQDSKLNHGRKISSGEGNCNKGSKKLPETSYILISDDDDAMDVDYAAYFNSIALEPNGNSHVDKRRPEDDGDTGSGALAENMSLTVVDALDNDADPQNRMVLESNNVEIDDSKEGEYLDSDYMKYLDCIALEPFVDNSVVYIDNIVDNCVNTNAVNGLVENGTSGDKWIEKESINGDASNHDNNACGDLDLQHKEITENNNVEFDDDVDYKKFLVSELFGGGGNDQHVANVANDINFDNHSAEVDPCGNQSVENGTTDCGFVEPRAADNNADYNDALDDIDPEYKMFLGNLREDGKSYVVEVPLNDDVSVIIKYEMDDGSHNGCGVENLSKTRPCQEAAGGTKHDHKPEMESDMDESYKIFLNCLKREGGNMVFVHESGARVIYEEDEESSSDSEVIVMDTDPFANANYTPFVLSKQHIVTDVDAIEDVKDSSRNQCIWFMESVMGILKKPYDPEEYDKLLEEVYSRKPVIEDREMRNGRTRLCPAQRMGKSYVDLHQDLDKQIKSAGSNKPKILNLLRGFFYWLQHTPHEGIFKPWMDSSCLEVLPHGNVASDSY
- the LOC110603065 gene encoding 60S ribosomal protein L24, translated to MVLKTELCRFSGAKIYPGKGIRFVRSDSQVFLFANSKCKRYFHNRLKPSKLTWTAMYRKQHKKDIAAEAVKKKRRTTKKPYSRSIVGATLEVIQKRRTEKPEVRDAAREAALREIKERIKKTKDEKKAKKAELMAKTQKTQGKGNVPKGAAPKGPKLGGGGGKR